One Dioscorea cayenensis subsp. rotundata cultivar TDr96_F1 chromosome 15, TDr96_F1_v2_PseudoChromosome.rev07_lg8_w22 25.fasta, whole genome shotgun sequence genomic region harbors:
- the LOC120278042 gene encoding cilia- and flagella-associated protein 251-like, with the protein MLRQTPSRNQRARGFRVKHALQIFLLTAICIWLLYQIKHSHDKKREMEDSDFKTSNKIAGNEDGRFNFGRKDLPRAEQIESVNDTQVEEEKEETEEEDEQEPKQEEALDEDERGIGDDAIDEKDHYRGDEEVEEEEKDVKDEEADESDNVRDFQEAREENYRKDDVAGSVHRETQTTDSDTGDDESIDKAGMKEEEKLNLADETKNVMDNNNTANSGEVDNSKVSVSGVDMAHNTSTSNDNIAGVGMSENGNTTAENQSLNVTVVEKKESEDTNHSTLMIAGSANNETEIKNNLTTSTESSNHTEPQISDEQAVTRNKSEQGDAVTDDASPQNTTVMLEPNTIDKIEPNTTDKIEPNTTDKTEPMKNDSTNVGNVTTEQTEKPDGTSTSITNDIGDSSTEGVVSNNSTDHVITEEEKDAPIDLSTLAESVGQNLRNGDDEAVE; encoded by the coding sequence ATGTTGCGACAGACGCCGAGCAGGAATCAGAGAGCTAGAGGTTTCAGAGTGAAGCATGCTCTTCAAATCTTTCTCTTGACTGCTATTTGCATATGGTTGCTTTATCAGATTAAACACTCCCATGATAAGAAAAGAGAGATGGAAGATAGCGACTTCAAAACTTCAAACAAGATAGCTGGAAATGAGGACGGGAGATTCAACTTTGGTCGGAAGGATCTCCCTCGTGCTGAACAAATAGAGTCCGTGAACGATACTCAAgttgaagaagagaaagaggaaactgaggaagaagatgagcaAGAGCCGAAACAGGAAGAAGctttggatgaagatgagagaGGAATTGGAGATGATGCAATTGATGAGAAGGACCACTACAGAGGTGATGAGGAGGTtgaggaagaagagaaggatGTTAAAGATGAAGAAGCAGATGAATCAGATAATGTGAGGGATTTTCAGGAGGCACGAGAAGAAAATTACAGGAAAGATGATGTTGCTGGTTCTGTTCATCGAGAAACACAGACTACTGATTCAGATACTGGTGATGATGAAAGCATCGATAAAGCTGGTATGAAAGAGGAAGAGAAGCTAAATTTAGCTGATGAAACAAAGAATGTCATGGACAATAACAACACAGCCAATTCAGGAGAAGTCGATAATTCGAAAGTTAGTGTTTCAGGTGTTGATATGGCACATAATACAAGCACGTCAAATGATAATATTGCAGGAGTTGGTATGTCAGAGAATGGAAACACGACCGCTGAGAATCAGTCTCTGAATGTAACTGTTGTTGAGAAGAAAGAATCAGAGGACACAAACCATTCTACTTTAATGATAGCTGGATCGGCAAATAATGAAACTGAGATCAAGAACAATTTGACAACATCAACTGAGTCTAGCAATCACACAGAGCCACAAATAAGTGACGAACAAGCTGTAACTCGGAATAAATCTGAGCAGGGTGATGCAGTGACTGATGATGCTTCTCCACAGAATACAACAGTCATGTTAGAACCGAATACGATAGACAAAATAGAACCAAATACGACGGACAAGATAGAACCAAATACGACAGACAAGACAGAACCTATGAAGAACGACAGCACAAACGTAGGGAATGTTACAACTGAACAAACCGAGAAGCCTGATGGCACGTCGACTTCAATTACGAATGACATTGGTGATAGTTCAACTGAGGGTGTGGTGTCTAATAATTCTACGGATCATGTTATAACAGAGGAAGAGAAAGATGCTCCGATAGATCTATCGACCTTAGCTGAGAGTGTTGGTCAAAACTTGAGGAATGGAGATGATGAAGCTGTGGAATGA
- the LOC120276716 gene encoding cytochrome c oxidase subunit 6a, mitochondrial, giving the protein MASSIVRSGFLLGAAACSRRGTTAGRRGFASSAHHDDAYEAAKWEKITYLGIATCTILSIYNLSKGHHHSPDPPAYPYLRIRTKEFPWGPDGLFEIKHHSEDHH; this is encoded by the exons ATGGCGTCTTCGATCGTGAGATCAGGCTTCCTACTGGGCGCCGCCGCCTGCTCCCGCCGAGGAACGACCGCCGGACGACGGGGCTTCGCGTCCTCCGCTCACCATGATGATGCTT ATGAGGCTGCAAAATGGGAGAAGATCACATACCTAGGTATCGCGACATGCACGATCCTTTCGATCTATAATCTCTCCAAGGGTCATCACCACTCCCCCGATCCTCCG GCGTATCCATATCTGCGCATCCGCACCAAGGAATTCCCATGgg GTCCCGATGGCCTTTTCGAGATAAAGCATCACTCTGAGGATCATCACTAG